In the genome of Flavobacteriales bacterium, one region contains:
- a CDS encoding gliding motility-associated C-terminal domain-containing protein, whose product MRRNVWLKCVLLFLGLGLGFRASATHIVGGELNYDCLGNDQYKISLTVYRDCYNGVPDFDNPAAVGIFNANNNLVQTLWIPFVSKTLLTPEAPDPCVVVPGNVCYERTTYTATVTLPPIPGGYQLSYQRCCRNQTIVNLVNPSNVGATYTANIPDISKGVCNANPIINEWPPVFICRGFDLVYDHSATDPDGDSLVYELCNPFTSGSNPAEPQPPNNPPYTSVPWKAPYGLSNLMGGTPVTIDPVTGLLTGTPNTVGQFVVGVCVKEYRNGVYLGETKRDFQFNVLQCERDVVAGAVGSTVNCLTTTVDFTNLSSGACDYHWDFGDPTATNDTSNVSNPSYTYPYHGTFTVTLIAKSCNNPNCNDTVVDLVVSPDTCLPCDMTLTMAKSDANCGGTLTECGTGSMVTSDGVNKTFLEWVVINGKQAKITCTVPCADCNALTIYDGCANGSSSSGGCGGTSTNGWCDSGCATCVSCTDLRTVCDGDTVLGAKIPANNTMPGTMVCDTAYVGGPGIASVTPNGGQAPYTYLWNTGQTTSTITGLDPGSYTVTVLDNANCIAVSSVTVQGNSPITITLNSTDPSWCNNTDGSVGVTATGGSGSYTYSWSPGGMTTATVTGLTAGTYFVLVDDGGGCPEAGEVTLVEPNPLVLTTTPDAVVCSDDCDGNISVSIAGGTGPYTYTWYPTNGSTSNSMSGLCKGSYAVTVSDNSGCDLVEVVTVSGPTPLTLTVLGTDISCTGSTDGTTTVSASGGTPGYTYSWSSGSSNATATGLTAGTYTVTVTDNNGCTETASVTINTPNPLTVELDDLSSTACDGTFTGTIEAKVSGGTIDTTGPPTVYYTEDFSGYTNGTKTGSGTPAKWTVGGSSSIDWWEVRNGHFEGRDMNGEVTWTSKCIDISSCVNVTMSIDVAGTSDLDVDDYFHVYYTVDGGAEQPLFLLNDDTAQTVYPTFQTFSSNLPDGGCVRIIVRAIANGNLEQYFFDNVTVSCEPIVEPFSYLWCDGQTTAIATGLSPGTCGVTVTDNNGCSDTDALTISSNDAFTVTLSSTDACGGVANGTATVTPSGGVPIYTYLWCGGQTTQAINNLGGGNCSVTVTDGNGCTEVLTASINASPPINVSTAIDCRFANIDVTATGGTPPFTYVWNDGATTEDRTNLTDGIYTVYVWDQNNCYEVITDTVTVCVCDISLTGTPTDVSCNGGSNGSLNVTTTGGTSPYTYIWSNGKTTEDITGLTAGSYTLTVTDVNLCDETITLTVGEPTDISLTATGTAALCYGGATGSIDLTPSGGTPGYTYVWSNGRTTQDITGLTAGTYTVTVTDNNGCTDVISRTIGQATDISLSLTPTNTSCFSGTNGSLTLTRSGGTPGYTYVWSNGRTTQNLTGVAAGTYTVTVTDSHGCSKSINGTINQPTDFTTSTTAVNNVCSGDAAGSIDLTVSGATPSYTYVWSNGRTTQDISGLTAGTYTVTITDNNSCTEIVTETITEPTVLSLTATPYNVLCFGGSTGSVNLTVSGGTPGYTYTWSNGRTTEDISGLPIGTYTVTVTDNNGCSDVTSAYVSQPTALTASGTPTSSSCGNNDGSIDLTVNGGTSPYTYLWNNGQTTQDLGSVGSGTYQVTVTDNNGCKRTASVNVDDVGGPAPLIYTVTDVTCNGLSDGTIDLSVLGGTPPYTYLWNDGVTTEDRSGLSIGTYGVTVHDDLGCQAVTTIDINQPDPLTESNVGTNLMCFGDNSGKVDLTVGGGTPNYTYLWSNGATIEDATGLAAGTYTVTVTDANGCQITSTGTLGEPTQLSDVISSTTVTCAGPDGTASVSVSGGTPNYTYAWSGGETTASISGLPIGSVSVTITDAHGCTLADTVAVVNGCMPTVSMNNDTICIGSCTTIEAYPDFGIPPYSFAWDNGITSTTSGPISVCPTTTTTYSVTLTDNDGNQTTASGTVLVNPLPVLTIGGTQATCNMCNGTATVSASGTSPFDYLWSNGGTTPTITGLCDGPYSVTVTDANGCLDTASVAIQQSGSPSSVLFTTPLTCAGDNTGLIDQTVTGGTPGYTFIWSNGETTEDLTGVTAGTYVVTVTDQLGCSDTAQITLTEPTQLIASVINDTVACYGDSSGILTILASGGTPSYTYEWSTGATGIQITGLTAGGFGVTVTDANGCVVSTSAQVVQPGLLTLGVTETPVSCNSGSDGAIDLTVLGGNAPFMYDWSDGSHAEDPTSLTAGSYTVTVTDSKGCSDSISATITEPAALSLTIRSIPATCHGGANGSAVVTASGGTPAYQYLWNSIPAQTNLAATGLTAGTYMVTVTDANGCSDSISVGVSEPDSIVISVIREPETCERTNGSFTAFVSGGSPDYRYLWSNGQTDSLITGLGAGVYELTVTDANGCTGVYADSLIDIPGPTVDFTANNACEGDSSYFLYTGTGSITDCLWDFGDGTNARICGDVVHLYTDTGTFTILLTVTDQYGCTATATRTLEVFPVPDVIATADTTQGCVPVTVSFNQQSTNDSTYYWDFGDGTTSDLPNPIHTYYSSGTYTVNLWVMSPMGCSSDTSMSSTLTVNVWDRPTAYFTVDPPEQSILNPVFNFTDKSIDPNAWYWFFGDGDESHIQNPLHTYDDTGWYDVTLILTNMYGCTDTLVKPVHIRGEYTFYNPNAFSPNKDGKNELFFPKMIGVCECEMYIFDRWGNEIYITNDCTDNSNGWPGTANGGTEIVQEDVYVWMVITRDCFGKPHSYIGHVTVVK is encoded by the coding sequence ATGAGAAGGAACGTATGGCTGAAGTGTGTCTTGTTGTTTCTGGGTTTGGGACTTGGCTTCAGGGCATCCGCCACCCATATCGTGGGAGGTGAACTGAACTATGATTGTTTGGGCAACGATCAATACAAGATCAGTCTGACGGTATACCGGGATTGCTACAACGGTGTACCCGACTTCGATAATCCCGCTGCTGTGGGCATCTTCAACGCCAACAACAACCTGGTACAAACACTATGGATCCCCTTCGTATCAAAAACATTGCTGACCCCCGAAGCACCCGACCCGTGCGTGGTGGTACCCGGCAATGTTTGCTATGAACGCACCACGTATACCGCAACGGTAACACTTCCCCCGATCCCGGGAGGATACCAACTCTCTTACCAGCGCTGTTGCCGAAACCAAACCATCGTGAACCTGGTGAACCCGAGCAATGTGGGTGCCACCTATACCGCTAACATACCCGATATTTCAAAAGGGGTCTGCAATGCCAACCCCATCATCAATGAATGGCCACCGGTATTTATCTGCCGGGGGTTTGATCTGGTATATGACCATTCCGCCACAGATCCGGATGGTGATTCGCTGGTTTATGAATTATGTAATCCGTTTACTTCAGGTTCCAACCCCGCCGAGCCGCAACCACCGAACAACCCACCGTATACGTCCGTTCCGTGGAAAGCACCGTACGGCCTGAGCAACCTCATGGGTGGCACACCGGTTACCATTGATCCGGTGACCGGTTTGCTTACCGGAACACCCAACACGGTAGGACAATTCGTTGTAGGCGTTTGTGTCAAAGAATACCGCAATGGCGTGTACCTCGGCGAAACCAAGCGCGATTTTCAGTTCAACGTGCTGCAATGCGAGCGGGACGTGGTGGCCGGAGCCGTGGGCAGCACAGTGAACTGTCTCACCACAACGGTTGATTTCACCAACCTGAGTTCAGGGGCATGTGATTATCACTGGGATTTCGGAGACCCCACCGCTACCAACGATACGTCCAATGTTTCCAACCCTTCTTATACCTATCCGTACCACGGAACTTTCACGGTAACACTCATCGCCAAATCATGCAACAACCCCAACTGTAACGACACGGTTGTTGACCTTGTAGTGAGCCCGGATACATGCCTCCCTTGTGACATGACACTAACCATGGCAAAAAGTGATGCCAACTGCGGAGGAACACTTACCGAGTGCGGCACCGGTTCCATGGTAACATCCGATGGGGTGAACAAAACATTCCTGGAATGGGTGGTAATCAACGGAAAACAAGCAAAAATCACATGTACCGTTCCCTGTGCGGACTGCAACGCACTTACCATTTACGACGGATGTGCCAACGGAAGCTCATCTTCCGGCGGATGCGGAGGCACCTCAACCAATGGTTGGTGCGATTCAGGCTGCGCAACGTGTGTGAGTTGCACCGATCTGCGAACCGTTTGTGACGGTGATACGGTACTGGGAGCAAAGATTCCTGCCAACAACACCATGCCGGGTACAATGGTATGCGACACCGCATACGTGGGCGGTCCGGGTATCGCATCCGTAACACCGAACGGTGGCCAAGCCCCTTACACCTATCTGTGGAATACCGGTCAAACCACTTCCACGATCACCGGACTGGATCCGGGTTCCTATACCGTGACCGTGCTTGACAACGCCAACTGCATTGCCGTTTCCAGCGTAACCGTTCAAGGAAATTCCCCGATCACCATCACCCTGAACTCAACTGACCCGTCGTGGTGCAACAATACCGACGGATCGGTTGGAGTGACCGCAACCGGCGGTAGCGGTTCTTACACGTATTCGTGGAGCCCGGGTGGAATGACCACCGCCACCGTTACCGGTCTAACCGCAGGCACCTATTTTGTGCTGGTGGATGACGGAGGCGGATGCCCGGAAGCCGGCGAAGTGACACTTGTTGAACCCAACCCCCTGGTACTCACTACCACACCGGATGCCGTTGTTTGTTCCGATGACTGCGATGGAAATATCAGTGTTAGCATTGCGGGAGGAACCGGGCCCTATACATATACCTGGTATCCTACCAACGGCTCTACCTCCAACAGCATGTCGGGCCTGTGCAAAGGTTCTTATGCGGTCACCGTTTCGGATAACAGCGGATGTGACCTGGTTGAAGTTGTTACTGTTTCCGGGCCGACCCCTCTCACACTGACCGTTTTAGGAACCGATATATCCTGCACCGGTAGCACGGATGGCACCACAACCGTATCCGCATCAGGAGGAACACCGGGCTACACATACAGTTGGTCGTCGGGAAGTTCGAATGCCACAGCAACCGGGCTGACCGCAGGTACCTACACGGTAACTGTAACGGACAACAACGGATGCACCGAAACAGCATCCGTCACCATCAACACACCCAATCCCTTGACCGTTGAACTTGATGACCTGAGTTCAACTGCATGTGACGGCACTTTTACCGGTACGATAGAGGCAAAAGTAAGCGGTGGAACCATTGATACCACCGGTCCTCCCACCGTTTACTACACAGAAGACTTTTCAGGGTATACCAATGGTACCAAAACAGGAAGCGGAACACCTGCGAAATGGACGGTGGGAGGTAGCTCCTCCATTGATTGGTGGGAAGTACGAAACGGGCATTTCGAAGGACGCGATATGAATGGTGAGGTTACCTGGACCAGCAAATGCATCGATATTTCCAGCTGTGTGAATGTAACCATGTCCATTGATGTTGCCGGTACGTCCGACTTGGATGTGGACGATTACTTCCACGTGTACTATACGGTGGACGGAGGTGCGGAACAACCCCTGTTTCTGCTCAATGATGACACCGCACAAACGGTGTATCCTACTTTTCAGACTTTTTCATCCAACCTCCCGGACGGGGGATGCGTGAGGATCATTGTACGCGCCATCGCAAACGGTAACCTTGAACAATATTTCTTCGACAATGTCACCGTTTCCTGTGAACCCATTGTTGAACCATTCTCATACCTGTGGTGTGATGGACAAACAACCGCCATCGCAACCGGACTTTCACCCGGAACGTGCGGTGTGACCGTAACCGATAACAACGGTTGTTCCGATACCGATGCGTTAACCATCAGTTCCAACGATGCATTCACCGTAACCCTGAGTTCTACAGATGCATGCGGCGGCGTAGCCAATGGTACGGCAACTGTAACTCCTTCCGGTGGGGTTCCCATCTATACCTACTTGTGGTGCGGTGGACAAACCACCCAGGCCATCAACAACCTCGGAGGTGGAAACTGTTCGGTAACCGTAACCGATGGAAATGGTTGTACTGAAGTATTGACAGCCAGTATCAATGCGTCTCCTCCCATCAATGTCAGCACTGCCATCGATTGCAGATTTGCCAACATAGATGTGACGGCTACCGGTGGAACCCCTCCGTTTACCTACGTCTGGAATGACGGGGCCACCACGGAAGACAGAACCAACCTGACCGATGGCATATACACCGTGTATGTGTGGGACCAGAACAATTGTTATGAAGTAATCACCGATACGGTCACCGTTTGCGTATGTGACATCAGCCTGACAGGCACACCAACGGATGTTTCCTGTAACGGCGGAAGCAACGGCAGTCTGAATGTCACCACCACCGGCGGTACATCACCCTATACGTATATCTGGAGCAACGGCAAAACCACCGAAGACATCACCGGCCTGACCGCAGGTTCCTATACGCTGACTGTAACTGACGTGAACCTTTGTGATGAAACCATTACGCTCACCGTTGGAGAACCCACGGACATCAGTCTGACTGCAACCGGTACCGCTGCACTATGCTACGGGGGCGCCACAGGCAGCATCGATCTCACTCCTTCAGGAGGCACACCCGGTTACACGTATGTATGGAGCAACGGCAGAACCACACAAGACATCACCGGATTGACCGCAGGTACCTATACGGTTACAGTGACCGATAACAACGGTTGTACCGATGTTATTTCACGAACCATCGGACAAGCCACCGACATCAGCCTTTCACTCACGCCAACGAATACTTCTTGTTTCAGCGGCACCAACGGGTCGCTGACACTCACCCGCTCCGGCGGTACACCCGGCTATACCTATGTATGGAGCAATGGCAGAACCACGCAAAACCTGACCGGTGTTGCAGCCGGAACCTATACGGTCACCGTTACAGACAGCCATGGTTGCAGCAAGAGCATCAACGGCACCATCAACCAACCTACCGATTTCACCACATCCACAACAGCGGTTAACAATGTGTGTTCGGGTGACGCGGCGGGTAGCATAGACCTCACCGTGTCAGGCGCAACTCCGTCTTATACCTATGTGTGGAGCAACGGCAGAACCACCCAGGATATCTCAGGGTTAACCGCTGGTACTTATACCGTAACCATTACAGATAACAACAGTTGTACGGAAATTGTCACCGAAACAATCACCGAGCCTACCGTCTTGTCACTGACTGCCACACCCTACAATGTGCTGTGTTTCGGAGGTTCAACCGGTAGCGTCAACCTTACGGTATCGGGAGGTACACCCGGTTACACCTACACCTGGAGCAATGGCCGCACCACCGAAGACATTTCGGGACTGCCCATTGGTACTTACACAGTAACCGTGACCGACAACAACGGTTGCTCCGATGTGACCTCTGCTTACGTTTCACAACCCACTGCACTCACCGCAAGTGGAACCCCAACGTCTTCTTCCTGCGGGAACAATGACGGTTCCATTGATCTGACAGTGAACGGTGGCACATCTCCCTATACCTATCTCTGGAACAACGGGCAAACCACCCAGGATCTGGGCAGTGTCGGATCCGGAACCTATCAGGTAACCGTTACAGACAACAACGGTTGTAAACGCACCGCTTCCGTGAACGTGGATGACGTTGGCGGACCTGCCCCATTGATCTATACGGTAACAGACGTGACCTGCAACGGATTGTCGGACGGCACGATCGACTTGTCGGTGCTGGGCGGCACACCTCCCTATACCTATCTTTGGAACGATGGAGTTACCACAGAGGATCGCTCCGGTCTGAGCATCGGCACGTACGGGGTGACTGTGCATGACGACCTGGGGTGCCAGGCGGTGACCACCATTGATATCAACCAACCCGATCCTCTGACCGAAAGCAATGTGGGCACCAACCTGATGTGCTTTGGTGACAACAGCGGCAAGGTTGATCTGACGGTTGGCGGCGGAACACCCAACTATACCTACCTGTGGAGCAACGGCGCTACAATTGAAGATGCCACCGGCCTTGCTGCTGGCACCTACACGGTAACCGTCACCGATGCCAACGGATGCCAAATCACCTCCACCGGCACCCTGGGAGAACCCACACAACTGTCGGATGTGATCAGCAGCACCACTGTTACCTGCGCAGGTCCGGACGGTACAGCATCTGTTTCCGTTAGCGGTGGTACACCCAACTACACCTATGCATGGTCCGGTGGAGAAACAACAGCCTCCATTTCCGGGTTGCCAATCGGAAGTGTTTCCGTGACCATTACCGATGCGCACGGATGTACCCTGGCGGACACCGTTGCCGTGGTGAACGGTTGTATGCCCACCGTTAGCATGAACAACGATACAATCTGTATAGGATCCTGCACCACCATCGAAGCATATCCGGATTTCGGAATTCCACCCTATTCGTTCGCGTGGGACAATGGCATAACGAGCACCACATCAGGTCCGATCAGCGTTTGTCCGACCACCACAACCACGTACTCCGTTACTTTGACGGATAACGACGGTAACCAAACCACTGCCAGCGGCACCGTGCTCGTGAACCCGCTCCCGGTACTGACAATAGGTGGTACCCAAGCCACGTGTAACATGTGCAACGGTACAGCTACCGTAAGTGCTTCAGGCACGTCACCGTTCGACTATCTATGGTCTAACGGAGGCACCACCCCGACCATCACCGGGTTGTGTGACGGACCATACAGCGTTACGGTAACCGATGCCAACGGTTGCCTGGATACTGCCAGCGTAGCTATTCAGCAATCGGGATCACCGTCATCGGTGCTGTTTACAACTCCTCTCACATGCGCCGGTGATAACACCGGTCTGATCGACCAGACCGTAACAGGCGGCACACCTGGCTATACATTTATCTGGAGCAATGGAGAAACGACAGAAGACCTGACGGGTGTTACCGCCGGAACTTATGTGGTTACCGTTACCGACCAACTCGGTTGCTCGGATACCGCCCAAATTACACTTACTGAGCCCACACAACTGATTGCCTCGGTCATCAATGATACCGTAGCCTGTTACGGAGACAGTTCGGGTATACTTACAATCCTGGCATCAGGAGGCACACCCAGCTATACCTACGAATGGTCAACCGGGGCCACCGGAATACAAATCACAGGCCTGACTGCCGGTGGATTCGGAGTGACCGTGACCGACGCCAACGGTTGCGTGGTCAGCACTTCAGCACAGGTGGTGCAACCGGGTCTGTTGACCCTGGGTGTTACAGAAACGCCTGTCTCTTGTAATAGCGGAAGTGATGGTGCAATTGACCTTACCGTTCTGGGAGGTAACGCACCATTCATGTATGACTGGTCTGACGGATCACATGCGGAAGACCCCACATCCCTGACCGCCGGTAGCTACACGGTGACCGTGACCGACAGCAAAGGATGTTCGGATTCCATCTCCGCCACCATCACAGAACCCGCGGCTTTGTCCCTGACCATTCGGTCAATTCCGGCTACCTGTCATGGTGGTGCCAATGGCAGCGCGGTGGTAACGGCCAGCGGAGGTACACCTGCTTATCAATACCTGTGGAACTCTATTCCAGCCCAAACCAACCTGGCAGCCACCGGACTTACAGCAGGCACTTATATGGTGACAGTGACCGATGCCAACGGTTGTTCCGATTCGATTTCCGTAGGGGTATCCGAACCTGACTCCATCGTTATATCTGTAATCAGGGAACCCGAAACCTGCGAGCGTACCAATGGATCATTTACCGCATTCGTATCCGGCGGCTCACCTGATTACCGTTACCTGTGGAGCAACGGGCAAACCGATAGCCTGATCACCGGACTCGGCGCAGGTGTTTATGAATTGACCGTAACCGACGCCAATGGTTGTACCGGCGTATATGCCGACAGCCTGATCGATATCCCCGGTCCTACCGTAGACTTCACAGCAAACAATGCCTGTGAAGGGGATTCTTCCTATTTCCTCTATACCGGAACCGGTTCCATTACTGATTGTCTGTGGGATTTCGGCGATGGAACCAACGCCCGGATTTGTGGAGATGTGGTACACCTGTATACCGATACAGGCACCTTCACCATCCTGCTGACGGTAACCGATCAGTACGGTTGCACGGCCACGGCAACACGCACCCTGGAAGTATTCCCTGTTCCTGACGTAATCGCTACCGCAGATACTACGCAGGGTTGTGTGCCGGTAACCGTTTCTTTCAATCAACAGTCCACCAACGATTCAACATACTATTGGGATTTCGGTGATGGAACCACATCCGACCTTCCGAACCCGATCCACACCTATTACTCATCGGGCACCTATACGGTTAACCTATGGGTGATGTCTCCGATGGGTTGCAGCAGCGACACCAGTATGTCATCCACACTAACGGTGAATGTTTGGGACAGGCCCACTGCATACTTCACAGTGGATCCGCCCGAACAATCCATCCTGAACCCGGTGTTCAATTTCACCGACAAGTCGATAGACCCGAATGCATGGTACTGGTTCTTCGGAGATGGTGATGAATCACACATACAGAACCCGTTGCACACTTATGATGATACCGGGTGGTATGACGTAACACTCATCCTCACCAACATGTATGGCTGTACCGATACACTGGTAAAACCGGTGCATATCAGGGGTGAGTATACATTCTATAACCCGAATGCATTCTCCCCGAATAAAGACGGCAAGAACGAACTGTTTTTCCCGAAAATGATCGGTGTGTGCGAATGTGAAATGTACATCTTCGACCGTTGGGGCAATGAGATCTACATCACGAATGACTGTACCGATAACAGCAACGGATGGCCAGGCACAGCCAACGGAGGAACGGAGATTGTTCAGGAAGACGTGTACGTATGGATGGTGATCACGCGGGATTGCTTCGGCAAACCCCACAGTTACATCGGACACGTAACGGTGGTCAAGTAA
- a CDS encoding alpha/beta fold hydrolase produces the protein MKLMHYTFGEGPTVIILHGLFGFSDNWQTIAKTMAADFHVVLLDLRNHGRSPHDAAFDYDCMTADVIEFMNDKGISQASVVGHSLGGKVAMQLAVTEPLRINHLVVVDIAPKAYPVHHGPIIEALRSVPVNTLQSRNEADAIMAKKIPEFGVRQFLLKNLYRDEQMKLAWRMNLDAIEHHIEEVGRALDEDTFYQGPVLFIRGRRSDYISDTDEADILHHFPQARITTVENAGHWVHADQPEVVLSLLKEFLLT, from the coding sequence ATGAAACTCATGCATTATACTTTCGGCGAAGGTCCGACGGTGATCATCCTGCACGGTCTGTTTGGTTTTTCAGACAACTGGCAAACCATTGCGAAAACAATGGCGGCCGATTTTCACGTGGTTCTGTTAGACCTGCGCAACCATGGACGCTCACCTCATGATGCGGCCTTCGATTACGATTGCATGACGGCGGACGTAATCGAATTCATGAATGACAAAGGCATCTCCCAGGCGTCTGTGGTCGGGCATTCCCTCGGTGGAAAAGTGGCCATGCAACTGGCGGTGACCGAACCGTTACGCATCAACCACCTGGTGGTGGTTGACATTGCACCGAAAGCATATCCGGTACATCATGGCCCCATCATTGAAGCCCTTCGCTCGGTGCCGGTGAATACCCTTCAATCCAGAAACGAAGCGGATGCCATCATGGCAAAGAAAATCCCTGAGTTCGGCGTGCGCCAGTTCTTGCTGAAAAACCTGTATAGGGATGAACAAATGAAACTGGCCTGGCGGATGAACCTGGATGCCATTGAGCACCACATTGAAGAAGTGGGTCGTGCACTGGATGAAGACACCTTTTATCAGGGTCCCGTTTTGTTCATTCGCGGTCGTCGGTCAGACTACATATCAGACACTGACGAGGCGGACATCCTCCATCATTTCCCGCAGGCAAGGATAACGACTGTGGAAAATGCCGGACATTGGGTACATGCAGATCAGCCGGAAGTCGTACTGAGCTTGCTGAAGGAGTTCCTTCTTACTTGA
- a CDS encoding pyridoxine 5'-phosphate synthase, giving the protein MTKLSVNINKVATLRNARGGNVPDVVQIAVDCQRFGAQGITVHPRPDERHIRYADVHDLRPVVKTEFNIEGYPSELFMELVESVKPEQVTLVPDPPDVLTSNNGWDARSNQELLKDVVSRLQAGGMRVSIFMNAAPEQMEWAAKTGTDRIELYTESYASGYANDPAAAIAPFRLAAQAAADAGLGINAGHDLNLHNLRYFHQHIPNLLEVSIGHALISDALYMGLEKTIQSYLEALR; this is encoded by the coding sequence ATGACAAAGCTGAGTGTCAATATCAACAAGGTAGCCACCCTGAGAAATGCCAGGGGAGGCAATGTTCCGGATGTGGTTCAGATAGCCGTTGATTGCCAGCGGTTCGGGGCACAGGGTATCACGGTGCATCCCAGGCCGGATGAACGTCATATCCGCTATGCTGACGTACACGATCTGCGCCCGGTGGTGAAAACTGAATTCAATATCGAAGGGTATCCTTCCGAATTATTCATGGAATTGGTGGAATCGGTGAAACCCGAACAGGTGACACTGGTTCCGGATCCCCCCGATGTACTAACCTCCAACAATGGCTGGGACGCCCGTTCCAACCAGGAGTTATTGAAAGATGTTGTGTCGAGATTGCAAGCAGGTGGCATGCGGGTTTCCATTTTCATGAATGCTGCACCTGAACAAATGGAATGGGCGGCCAAAACCGGCACCGATCGCATCGAGCTGTATACCGAATCGTATGCATCCGGCTACGCAAATGATCCTGCCGCCGCCATCGCACCCTTCCGCTTGGCAGCACAGGCAGCTGCCGATGCCGGCCTTGGCATCAACGCGGGGCACGACCTGAACCTGCATAACCTCCGCTATTTTCATCAACACATACCCAACCTGCTGGAAGTGTCTATCGGGCATGCGCTTATCTCCGATGCCCTTTACATGGGCTTGGAGAAAACCATACAGTCGTACCTGGAGGCCCTCCGATGA
- a CDS encoding CBS domain-containing protein, giving the protein MLARDLITDEIPPLKTSDNGIKALNWMDELKVHHLPIVNHHDFLGLISEADILDLNAPDSPLGNHSLTLVRPYVLEDVHFYEVIKVMAEQNLSLLPVLDDQSRYLGNITLNHLVQKMASIASIREPGGIVVLDLNTNDYSLSEIAHIVEGNDTKILSSYITSPSDSTKLELTLKLNRTDITRVLASLERHDYTIKASYHESEMGDTLKDRYDQLMNYLNI; this is encoded by the coding sequence ATGCTTGCACGCGACCTGATCACAGACGAAATACCACCGCTCAAAACTTCAGATAACGGAATCAAGGCGCTGAACTGGATGGACGAACTCAAAGTGCACCATCTTCCCATTGTGAACCACCATGACTTCCTCGGGTTGATCTCAGAGGCTGATATTCTTGACCTGAATGCGCCCGACAGTCCGCTTGGCAATCACTCACTCACCCTGGTGCGACCTTATGTTTTGGAAGACGTACACTTCTATGAGGTCATCAAAGTGATGGCAGAACAGAACCTGAGCCTGCTTCCTGTATTGGATGATCAGAGCCGGTACCTGGGCAACATCACCCTCAACCACCTGGTGCAAAAGATGGCATCCATTGCTTCCATACGTGAACCCGGGGGTATTGTGGTGCTGGACCTGAATACCAACGACTACTCCTTGTCGGAGATCGCACATATTGTGGAAGGCAACGACACCAAGATCCTCAGTTCATATATCACTTCACCATCGGATTCCACCAAACTTGAACTGACCCTGAAACTCAACAGAACAGATATTACCCGTGTTCTGGCGTCATTGGAAAGACATGATTATACCATCAAGGCATCCTATCACGAAAGCGAAATGGGTGATACACTGAAAGACCGGTATGATCAATTGATGAATTATCTAAACATCTGA